A genomic stretch from Acropora palmata chromosome 13, jaAcrPala1.3, whole genome shotgun sequence includes:
- the LOC141864536 gene encoding uncharacterized protein LOC141864536 — protein sequence MATLSIASLLSYFSEEKKSIKKGENHYKSDHVESFSYHEGILRGEVQASMKKKVYKVTIYLDEQQDIKTTECECPRGAFKCSHAAALFIHGIHHLSRTDVECQWRKRKSNTSLANQSVSELFPPPKRYSALTRTPTHANRSALYDDLKRYGRFTGLCWLLSPEPPAISKLPMPSIEEIMYSDEFLRARGIQEQLDCLVHSSKLDEQKIVRISEITVGQRNNPVWHIARRGRLTASNFGSVLNAKRVTPSLLKRLLGEYNLSRVKAIQWGVDNEEEAIRAFTLKTGKSVKETGIWFDSSGILGASPDGIVDDKTVLEMKCPYTERNNTIEEAVKSKTFCLEKCESGQGYALKKDHVYWHQVQGEMYFSRRKFCYFVVWTTTDVAILLIERDDTWAANIPHLIQFYYDHLFPKVVEGEL from the exons atggcgACGCTTTCAATCGCGTCGCTGCTTTCCTATTTTTCAGAGGAAAAGAAATCGATAAAGAAGGGAGAAAATCATTATAAGTCTGATCATGTGGAGTCATTTAGTTATCATGAGGGAATTTTGCGCGGAGAAGTACAAGCAagtatgaaaaagaaggtttATAAAGTCACG ATTTACTTGGATGAACAACAAGACATCAAAACAACCGAATGCGAATGTCCAAGAGGAGCATTTAAATGCAGTCACGCGGCAGCCCTTTTCATTCATGGGATTCACCATCTGAGCCGTACAGACGTGGAATGTCAGTGGCGAAAGAGGAAATCAAACACATCGCTCGCAAATCAATCGGTTTCTGAACTGTTTCCTCCGCCAAAAAGATACTCTGCTTTGACGAGGACGCCGACCCACGCCAATCGTTCCGCATTGTACGACGATCTAAAGAGATATGGAAGGTTCACTGGACTTTGCTGGCTCCTCAGTCCTGAGCCACCTGCCATCAGCAAGCTGCCAATGCCTTCCATCGAGGAAATTATGTATTCAGACGAATTTCTTCGAGCTAGAGGAATTCAAGAGCAGTTGGATTGTTTGGTTCACAGTTCAAAACTAGATGAGCAAAAAATCGTAAGGATCAGTGAGATAACAGTTGGCCAAAGAAACAACCCTGTGTGGCATATCGCAAGAAGGGGTCGACTTACCGCCAGCAACTTTGGCTCCGTCCTCAATGCCAAAAGAGTCACCCCTTCACTTCTGAAACGTCTTCTCGGAGAATACAATTTGTCGAGAGTTAAAGCGATCCAGTGGGGAGTAGATAATGAAGAGGAAGCCATTAGAGCATTCACCCTCAAAACAGGGAAATCAGTAAAAGAAACTGGTATCTGGTTCGATTCCTCTGGAATCCTTGGGGCATCCCCAGATGGCATTGTTGATGATAAAACTGTTTTGGAAATGAAGTGCCCATACACAGAACGAAACAATACAATAGAAGAGGCTGTGaaatcaaaaacattttgccttgaaaaatgtgaaagtgGGCAGGGTTATGCATTGAAGAAAGACCATGTGTACTGGCACCAAGTACAGGGAGAAATGTACTTTTCACGTAGgaagttttgttattttgttgtttggaCTACCACAGATGTAGCTATTTTACTAATAGAAAGGGATGACACATGGGCAGCAAACATTCCACACTTAATTCAATTTTACTATGACCATTTATTCCCAAAAGTAGTGGAAGGagaattgtaa